The following proteins come from a genomic window of Brachionichthys hirsutus isolate HB-005 chromosome 20, CSIRO-AGI_Bhir_v1, whole genome shotgun sequence:
- the sod2 gene encoding superoxide dismutase [Mn], mitochondrial encodes MLCRVGQISRCAASLSRTVSQAAAASRQKHTLPDLTYDYGALEPHINAEIMQLHHSKHHATYVNNLNVTEEKYQEALAKGDVTAQVALQPALKFNGGGHINHTIFWTNLSSNGGGEPQGELMEAIKRDFGSFQTMKERMSSAAVAVQGSGWGWLGYDKASARLRVAACANQDPLQGTTGLIPLLGIDVWEHAYYLQYKNVRPDYVKAIWNVVNWENVSERLQSAKK; translated from the exons ATGCTTTGCAGAGTTGGTCAAATAAGCAG GTGTGCAGCTAGCCTGAGCCGCACTGTAAGCCAGGCAGCGGCTGCGTCGAGGCAGAAGCACACGCTGCCCGACCTGACCTACGACTATGGCGCTCTTGAACCCCACATTAACGCAGAGATCATGCAGCTGCACCACAGCAAGCACCACGCCACGTATGTCAACAACCTGAACGTCACGGAGGAGAAATATCAAGAGGCGCTCGCAAAGG GAGACGTGACGGCGCAGGTCGCCCTGCAGCCTGCTCTGAAGTTCAACGGAGGAGGCCACATCAACCACACCATCTTCTGGACGAACCTCTCCTCAAACGGCGGCGGCGAGCCGCAGG GCGAGCTGATGGAGGCCATCAAGCGAGACTTTGGCTCCTTCCAGACGATGAAGGAGAGGATGTCCTCCGCCGCGGTGGCGGTGCAGGGCTCGGGCTGGGGCTGGCTCGGATACGACAAGGCCAGCGCGAGACTTCGCGTCGCCGCCTGCGCTAACCAGGACCCCCTGCAGGGAACCACAG GTCTCATCCCACTTCTCGGTATCGATGTATGGGAGCATGCCTACTACCTTCAGTACAAAAATGTGCGGCCGGACTATGTTAAGGCCATCTGGAATGTCGTCAACTGGGAGAACGTGAGCGAGCGGCTTCAGTCTGCCAAAAAGTAG
- the fndc1 gene encoding fibronectin type III domain-containing protein 1, with product MAVGASGTLLALAVVFYAAGGVWTAEKPPRPPSRKQPPADRSLGERWESSIHLDGRPVGRFVISSSKPARSHRFARVGKDGRSHLLEDADPEWANLDGFAVLGVAPVTNSSAGPSRTLHPAVRHQPSARRATRVDRTAPTSGGSKARTHRRAPQSSSGPRQPERLWDRGRLLERTRQHSTKPQSDQRKRNAHKLTSESVHVVSLQAQKTPGQSVPANRAVTTKTTTPEPPEYVAQDISVRVMSPQSVLISWVDPAVEMGKVEPGKSRSYTVKFREKGESARWEFKDSAQRRTMIDTLTADSMYEFSVRISQGDDDGKWSVSVFQRTPESAPSGPPENFEVKPLRGKGTAVIATWDPPEEPNGRIKEYVLSYAPATKPFGMKSVTHRGSTTTATIDGLTPGDRYIFKIRASNRRGQGPQSKVFSVAMPGKSRAASSFSKTKDSHRTSHASSKQDPNPDESVLQSTEVREEPTTLRPRPAAPVNRRTRPLTQTRSYHSILTSIRGSVRNPVNRGSSRDRAQDREDEDEEEEEEVGTTPPPIAETTTVEVEPETKKLDNNVSPGSDDEEPQTETPSLKLLTPSPTKPPTLPNPPSGRPNKIRVHQRPGSKAASTSSHHSLSTSSPSTTSLESATSRKDYAASAYPEIKNAYNKPGVSYTKPSTADVKDTSPQKTSNRGSSPVGRAIGSGTGFRYGYSRRHPGLLFRGNTTRMLNGYKPAISSPSRTQNHASSSTHSSGTSQPTLLDRTQNLKTLHTVQHQETSAPKTSDKSQSVSESKSQGSTASMDSEGNGDGYTNTNGEATKAEEPTSSPNLQPHETEIEEKQSITEKPLVSRTRINPSFAKRFPWLASRYPGMFGSQSRISSSSQDGRNLSTRISSSMEANTPNMKGISTRLSGATGVSKIQETSRELRNPSTVDSLKNGGSAGSVQPSLTNQNAASTNSRNPSTSLSSSSAATSSDSDSHHFSRRQGGPTHGGTSNENDKDYKKDNLNERSRELKEADPAPGQKIPSRTSANTHINEEDNESVEMFSRTRHSSPSGGTQPHPRPGTGVNGRGRSPIQTSRHFGGSRFPIRPQPAQNSRLGSSTSPSSASSNVPQLVLTSDRNTGSGTTVTKTGGLIREDSQSTSSSSSSSSGDSLRGQGSRSRSNIYKRKPSTGGLFNRNGKNGRYNLTSTNKKESPSPQGTSKAVGQKFITGPDGTKWLLDLERGLLMNQDGRVLQDSQGKPKRVVLGEDGRTIFDLMGSPLVNQDGMALFGHGRDSRPVVNPKDKLLMVGGKPLVGLDRPHSRTTTTTRAPTTTPEPTTAEWTTEELSTPMTYPTCPPGTSHKTDDYGDPAVDPEGILDCYPDDETTLVPTTTTTTTTTTTTTTTESPTPEPDGRPFNNGPSSEFDLSGKKRFTAPYVNYIQKDPGAPCSLTEALEFLQVDIIEDLMDKDVLATNQKQPPKNKPRNLTVVAMEGCHSFIILDWARPLKEDMVSGYMVHSASYDDVLSNRWSSSSSGGTQLAVENLKPNSRYYFKVQAKNVFGLGPVSDTLSYVTESDDPLLIERPPGGEPIWVPFSFKYNPAHSSCKGSQYVKRTWYRKFVGVVLCNSLRYKIFMGDGLREPFYSVGDTFGLGEDHCQFVDSYRDGRTGPAYYSSSLPSAQGYFRAYRQEPVTFGVIGRRTPHPFVGWYECGVPIPGKW from the exons ATGGCTGTAGGCGCAAGCGGGACGCTCCTGGCGCTAGCGGTTGTGTTTTACGCAGCGGGCGGCGTGtggacag CAGAGaagcccccccggccccccagcaggaagcagccgccTGCGGACCGGAGCCTGGGGGAACGCTGGGAGTCTTCCATCCACCTGGACGGACGACCCGTGGGCCGCTTCGTCATCAGCTCCAGCAAACCCGCCAGGTCTCACCGCTTCGCCAGAGTGGGGAAGGACGGCCGCTCTCACCTGCTGGAGGACGCAG accctGAATGGGCCAACCTGGATGGCTTTGCAGTGCTGGGCGTGGCACCTGTCACCAACTCATCAGCAG GGCCGTCCAGAACTCTACACCCCGCCGTCAGACACCAGCCCTCTGCCAGGCGGGCCACCAGGGTGGACAGGACGGCTCCCACGTCAGGTGGCTCCAAAGCCAGAACACACAGGAGGGCCCCTCAGTCTTCCTCGGGTCCCAGGCAGCCAGAGAGACTGTGGGATAGAGGCCGCCTGCTGGAAAGGACACGCCAACACAGCACCAAGCCCCAGTCGGACCAGAGGAAGCGAAACGCTCACAAACTAA CATCTGAGTCCGTTCATGTGGTGTCACTGCAGGCACAGAAAACCCCGGGCCAGAGCGTACCGGCCAACAGAGCAGTCACAACCAAAACGACCACACCAG AGCCACCAGAATACGTGGCCCAGGACATCAGCGTCAGAGTCATGTCCCCCCAGTCAGTCCTCATCTCTTGGGTCGACCCTGCTGTTGAGATGGGGAAGGTGGAGCCAGGGAAATCCAG ATCCTACACAGTTAAGTTCAGGGAAAAGGGTGAATCGGCACGCTGGGAGTTCAAGGACAGCGCCCAAAGGAGGACGATGATCGACACCCTAACCGCGGACAGCATGTACGAGTTCTCCGTCAGAATATCTCAGGGAGACGACGACGGCAAGTGGAGCGTCTCCGTCTTCCAGAGGACCCCCGAGTCAG CTCCGTCTGGCCCACCGGAGAACTTCGAGGTCAAGCCACTGCGAGGAAAGGGGACTGCTGTCATAGCAACGTGGGATCCGCCTGAAGAACCCAACGGGAGAATAAAAG AGTATGTCCTTTCTTATGCTCCTGCTACGAAGCCATTTGGAATGAAAAGTGTGACGCACCGTGGCAGCACCACCACAGCCACCATAGATGGCCTCACACCTGGGGACCGGTACATCTTCAAGATTAGAGCCAGCAACCGGAGGGGGCAGGGACCACAGAGCAAAGTCTTCAGTGTCGCCATGCCAGGCAAGTC CAGAGCTGCCTCATCATTCTCAAAAACCAAGGACAGTCACAGGACGAGTCATGCGTCTTCCAAACAAGACCCCAACCCTGACGAATCTGTCCTGCAGTCCACGGAGGTACGAGAAGAACCAACCACACTCCGACCACGCCCTGCTGCACCTGTCAACAGACGTACACGCCCACTCACCCAGACACGCTCCTATCACAGCATCTTAACCTCTATAAGGGGTTCAGTCAGGAACCCAGTGAACAGAGGCTCATCCAGAGACAGAGCTCAAGATAGAGAAGAtgaggacgaagaagaggaagaagaagtagGCACAACACCACCTCCAATCGCCGAGACAACAACAGTGGAGGTTGAACCCGAGACAAAAAAACTAGATAACAATGTCTCCCCTGgatctgatgatgaagagcCCCAGACCGAGACCCCTAGCCTCAAACTTCTTACACCATCCCCGACTAAACCACCAACTCTTCCAAATCCACCATCCGGAAGGCCAAATAAAATCAGAGTTCATCAAAGACCTGGATCCAAAGCTGCTTCCACCTCCTCCCATCACTCCCTTTCAACATCATCACCTTCTACAACCTCGTTGGAGTCAGCCACCAGCAGAAAAGATTACGCAGCATCTGCATACCCGGAAATCAAAAACGCCTACAACAAGCCCGGCGTGTCATACACAAAGCCTTCCACTGCAGATGTAAAAGATACAAGTCCCCAAAAGACCTCAAACAGAGGTTCTTCTCCGGTAGGCCGCGCCATTGGGTCTGGCACTGGATTCAGATATGGTTACAGTCGGAGGCATCCAGGACTTTTGTTCAGAGGCAACACAACTCGAATGCTGAACGGTTACAAACCTGCCATCAGCTCGCCAAGCAGAACTCAAAACCATGCATCATCAAGTACGCATAGTTCAGGAACATCACAGCCCACATTACTGGACCGGACTCAGAACCTGAAAACATTACATACTGTCCAACATCAGGAAACATCTGCTCCAAAGACATCTGACAAATCGCAGTCTGTATCAGAGTCCAAGTCTCAAGGCTCTACCGCATCAATGGACTCAGAGGGAAACGGCGATGGTTACACAAACACGAATGGAGAAGCGACCAAAGCTGAAGAACCTACTTCAAGCCCAAACTTACAACCTCATGAGACGGAGATAGAGGAAAAGCAGAGCATTACTGAAAAGCCTCTGGTTAGTCGTACAAGGATTAACCCCTCTTTCGCCAAAAGATTCCCTTGGCTAGCTAGTCGTTACCCCGGAATGTTTGGTTCACAGTCCAGAATTTCATCTTCCAGCCAAGATGGCAGGAACCTCTCCACCAGGATTTCATCCTCCATGGAGGCCAACACACCAAACATGAAGGGAATCTCCACCAGGCTTTCAGGAGCCACAGGAGTTTCCAAGATACAGGAGACTAGTCGAGAGCTGCGGAACCCTTCGACTGTTGACTCACTAAAGAATGGGGGTAGCGCAGGTTCTGTTCAGCCTTCTCTGACGAATCAAAATGCAGCATCTACTAACAGTAGAAACCCAAGTACCTCATTATCTTCCTCTTCAGCAGCCACTTCATCAGACTCTGATTCCCATCATTTTTCTAGGAGACAAGGAGGTCCCACCCACGGAGGAACCTCTAACGAGAATGACAAGGATTATAAAAAGGACAATCTCAATGAGCGGAGTAGAGAACTAAAAGAGGCTGACCCTGCACCGGGCCAGAAGATTCCTTCTAGAACTTCAGCTAACACTCATATAAATGAAGAGGACAATGAGAGTGTGGAGATGTTTTCAAGGACAAGACATAGCTCTCCATCTGGTGGGACACAGCCTCACCCTCGTCCTGGTACAGGAGTGAATGGGAGGGGACGCTCCCCCATCCAGACTAGTAGGCACTTTGGTGGATCAAGATTTCCTATCAGACCACAACCAGCACAGAACTCAAGGCTGGGCTCTTCAACAAGTCCTTCCTCAGCCTCCTCAAATGTTCCCCAGCTAGTTTTGACCTCAGATCGTAACACTGGCAGTGGCACGACTGTGACAAAGACAGGTGGATTAATCAGGGAAGACTCCCAgtccacatcatcatcatcatcatcatcatctggagACAGTCTTAGAGGCCAGGGGAGTAGGAGTCGCTCAAACATCTACAAAAGAAAGCCATCCACTGGAGGACTCTTCAATAGAAATG GTAAAAATGGACGATATAACCTGACATCAACAAACAAGAAAGAATCCCCGTCTCCTCAAGGAACCAGCAAGGCCGTTGGTCAAAAGTTTATCACCGGACCTGATGGAACCAAATGG CTGTTGGACTTAGAGCGGGGGCTTCTCATGAACCAGGATGGACGAGTTCTCCAGGACTCTCAGGGCAAACCCAAGAGAGTGGTGCTTGGAGAGGATGGACGCACAATCTTTG ACCTCATGGGCAGTCCTCTGGTCAATCAGGATGGCATGGCTCTGTTTGGCCATGGCCGAGACAGCCGGCCAGTCGTCAACCCCAAAGACAAGCTCCTCATGGTTGGAGGGAAACCTCTAGTTGGCTTGGACCGTCCTCACTCTAGGACCACCACTACCACCAGGGCGCCTACCACCACACCAGAGCCCACCACAGCTGAATGGACCACAGAAGAGCTTTCCACACCAATGACGTATCCAACCTGTCCACCTGGAACCTCCCACAAAACAGATGACTATGGGGATCCGGCGGTGGACCCAGAAGGAATACTGGATTGTTATCCGGATG ATGAGACAACCCTGGTACCcaccacaacaaccacaacaaccacaacaaccacaacaaccaccACTGAGAGCCCGACTCCGGAGCCGGACGGCCGACCCTTCAACAACGGCCCTTCATCCGAGTTTGACCTCAGCGGGAAGAAGCGATTCACAG CTCCCTATGTGAACTACATCCAGAAGGATCCGGGCGCGCCGTGTTCCCTGACCGAGGCGCTGGAGTTTCTCCAGGTCGACATTATAGAAGACCTAATGGACAAGGACGTTCTGgcaaccaatcagaaacagCCTCCCAAAAACAAGCCTCGTAACTTGACTGTGGTCGCCATGGAGGGCTGCCATTCGTTCATCATCCTGGACTGGGCCCGCCCCCTGAAGGAGGACATGGTGTCAG GCTACATGGTCCACAGCGCTTCATACGACGACGTCCTCAGCAACAGATGGTCCTCAAGCTCCTCCGGCGGGACGCAGTTGGCTGTGGAGAACCTGAAACCCAACTCCAG GTACTACTTCAAAGTGCAGGCCAAGAACGTGTTTGGTTTGGGGCCCGTCAGCGACACGCTGTCCTACGTCACCGAATCAG ATGATCCTCTCCTCATCGAAAGACCACCTG GTGGGGAACCGATCTGGGTCCCCTTCAGTTTCAAGTACAACCCGGCCCACAGCAGCTGCAAGGGCAGCCAGTACGTCAAGCGGACGTGGTACCGGAAGTTCGTCGGCGTGGTTTTGTGCAACTCCCTGCGATACAAGATCTTCATGGGAGACGGTCTCAGAG AACCCTTCTACAGCGTCGGGGACACATTTGGCCTGGGAGAGGACCACTGCCAGTTCGTGGACTCCTACCGGGACGGGAGGACGGGCCCGGCCTACTACTCGAGCAGCCTCCCCTCGGCACAAG gataCTTCCGCGCTTACAGACAGGAGCCGGTCACGTTCGGAGTCATCGGCCGACGCACCCCCCATCCATTCGTGGGCTGGTATGAATGCGGCGTACCGATTCCCGGGAAGTGGTaa